A genome region from Portunus trituberculatus isolate SZX2019 chromosome 40, ASM1759143v1, whole genome shotgun sequence includes the following:
- the LOC123516229 gene encoding uncharacterized protein LOC123516229 isoform X2: protein MQVLLLFLCCAAAQWTAGHSASKVNRDYTLYAMAPEHRGSYYVNPKGGRYNYGYNTGDGIAKVEVQQPDGSIVGSYRYYDPNGKQVVRSYVADNKGFRVLGNDLPISPDTPVSHISGLPAFTGAVEGTDTFDIPPPFSSVSHISQLQQQQRPHYHQQVKEQKLKEQQLLQQQQAEYRKQQEKLEALREQLRELELLQQKLYGSFTSHNYHTTSQHPTHLRPIRNHLSHGYTSPYRYFEKDFNYDFPAGFAYSGLPTLVNAPRKTHYPHPTYTIGRTR from the exons ATGCAG GTACTGCTTCTGTTCCTCTGCTGCGCTGCGGCGCAGTGGACGGCAGGGCACTCGGCGAGCAAGGTGAACAGAGACTATACCCTGTACGCCATGGCGCCTGAGCACCGCGGGTCATACTACGTGAATCCGAAGGGCGGTCGTTATAACTACGGCTACAATACTGGCGACGGCATTGCGAAGGTGGAGGTGCAGCAGCCCGATGGCTCCATCGTGGGCTCCTACCGCTACTACGATCCAAACGGGAAGCag GTGGTGCGCTCCTACGTGGCGGACAACAAAGGCTTCCGCGTGTTGGGGAACGACCTGCCCATTAGTCCCGACACGCCGGTCTCGCACATCTCGGGTCTGCCAGCCTTCACCGGCGCCGTGGAGGGCACTGACACGTTTGACATTCCACCACCTTTTAGCTCCGTCTCTCACATTTCgcagctgcaacaacaacagcggccTCACTACCACCAGCAAGTGAAAGAGCAGAAGCTGAAAGAGCAGCAGCTGCTTCAACAACAGCAAGCTGAATATCGAAAACAACAGGAGAAACTCGAAGCCTTAAGGGAACAACTTAGGGAATTGGAATTACTTCAGCAGAAACTTTACGGTTCCTTCACCTCACACAATTACCACACGACGTCACAGCACCCCACTCATCTCAGGCCCATCCGCAACCACCTGTCTCACGGCTACACGTCTCCCTACCGATACTTTGAAAAAGATTTCAACTACGATTTTCCAGCAGGATTCGCCTACTCTGGCCTGCCCACTCTAGTCAACGCGCCCCGCAAGACTCACTACCCTCACCCCACCTACACTATCGGCAGGACTCGCTAA
- the LOC123516228 gene encoding uncharacterized protein LOC123516228, which produces MNSLLVVLALAACASAAIIPAPIVVRAPSHDSAIIQSHRLGGNFAYSTHEAHAYGVQTPIIGTRTVPVGVSYVPGTPIVKTSTHLVSHKVPQVIPYGAAPFHYPYAFGPVVAAAPAAEAPVDTTAAEKPAVVSV; this is translated from the exons ATGAACTCC CTGTTGGTGGTCCTGGCACTTGCCGCCTGTGCCTCAGCCGCTATCATTCCTGCGCCCATCGTCGTCCGCGCTCCTTCCCACGATTCTGCCATCATCCAGAGCCACCGTCTTGGCGGCAACTTCGCTTACTCCACCCATGAGGCTCATGCTTACGGCGTGCAGACCCCCATCATCGGCACCCGCACCGTCCCCGTCGGCGTCTCCTACGTCCCTGGCACTCCCATCGTGAAGACCTCCACTCACTTGGTGAGCCATAAGGTCCCCCAGGTGATCCCCTACGGTGCTGCTCCCTTCCACTACCCATACGCCTTTGGCCCAGTCGTCGCCGCTGCCCCCGCCGCTGAGGCCCCCGTCGACACCACCGCCGCCGAGAAGCCCGCTGTCGTCTCCGTCTAA
- the LOC123516229 gene encoding uncharacterized protein LOC123516229 isoform X1, producing the protein MNTRVLLLFLCCAAAQWTAGHSASKVNRDYTLYAMAPEHRGSYYVNPKGGRYNYGYNTGDGIAKVEVQQPDGSIVGSYRYYDPNGKQVVRSYVADNKGFRVLGNDLPISPDTPVSHISGLPAFTGAVEGTDTFDIPPPFSSVSHISQLQQQQRPHYHQQVKEQKLKEQQLLQQQQAEYRKQQEKLEALREQLRELELLQQKLYGSFTSHNYHTTSQHPTHLRPIRNHLSHGYTSPYRYFEKDFNYDFPAGFAYSGLPTLVNAPRKTHYPHPTYTIGRTR; encoded by the exons ATGAACACCCGC GTACTGCTTCTGTTCCTCTGCTGCGCTGCGGCGCAGTGGACGGCAGGGCACTCGGCGAGCAAGGTGAACAGAGACTATACCCTGTACGCCATGGCGCCTGAGCACCGCGGGTCATACTACGTGAATCCGAAGGGCGGTCGTTATAACTACGGCTACAATACTGGCGACGGCATTGCGAAGGTGGAGGTGCAGCAGCCCGATGGCTCCATCGTGGGCTCCTACCGCTACTACGATCCAAACGGGAAGCag GTGGTGCGCTCCTACGTGGCGGACAACAAAGGCTTCCGCGTGTTGGGGAACGACCTGCCCATTAGTCCCGACACGCCGGTCTCGCACATCTCGGGTCTGCCAGCCTTCACCGGCGCCGTGGAGGGCACTGACACGTTTGACATTCCACCACCTTTTAGCTCCGTCTCTCACATTTCgcagctgcaacaacaacagcggccTCACTACCACCAGCAAGTGAAAGAGCAGAAGCTGAAAGAGCAGCAGCTGCTTCAACAACAGCAAGCTGAATATCGAAAACAACAGGAGAAACTCGAAGCCTTAAGGGAACAACTTAGGGAATTGGAATTACTTCAGCAGAAACTTTACGGTTCCTTCACCTCACACAATTACCACACGACGTCACAGCACCCCACTCATCTCAGGCCCATCCGCAACCACCTGTCTCACGGCTACACGTCTCCCTACCGATACTTTGAAAAAGATTTCAACTACGATTTTCCAGCAGGATTCGCCTACTCTGGCCTGCCCACTCTAGTCAACGCGCCCCGCAAGACTCACTACCCTCACCCCACCTACACTATCGGCAGGACTCGCTAA